The following are from one region of the Paenibacillus sabinae T27 genome:
- a CDS encoding methionine ABC transporter permease translates to MDSTWDILQLELPSAIWETLIMIAISMAASLVFGLLLGLVLYLSASPLFFPKRGLNAVMGVLVNVIRSVPFVILLVLLIPLTKAIAGTSIGPVAASVPLAFASVAFFARLVEAAFSEVDKGVLEAAIATGASLSLILRKVLFVEAMPGLIRATTVTVISLIGYSAMAGLVGGGGIGDLAIQYGYYRYETGVMIATVILLVVIVQGAQFIGDWCARLYTRK, encoded by the coding sequence ATGGATAGCACCTGGGATATTTTGCAGTTGGAGCTGCCTTCCGCGATTTGGGAAACGCTGATTATGATTGCCATCTCCATGGCCGCTTCCCTGGTGTTCGGATTGCTGCTTGGTCTTGTTTTGTATTTGTCGGCAAGCCCGCTGTTTTTTCCGAAACGGGGTCTCAACGCAGTGATGGGCGTGCTTGTGAATGTGATCCGCTCCGTCCCGTTCGTCATCTTGCTCGTGCTGCTCATTCCATTAACCAAGGCTATCGCCGGAACCAGCATCGGGCCGGTAGCCGCTTCGGTTCCGCTTGCCTTTGCTTCCGTTGCGTTCTTCGCACGGCTGGTGGAGGCGGCGTTCAGCGAAGTGGACAAAGGGGTGCTGGAGGCGGCCATTGCCACGGGTGCAAGCTTAAGCCTGATTTTGCGGAAGGTGCTGTTTGTGGAGGCGATGCCGGGGCTGATCCGGGCAACCACCGTGACGGTCATCAGTCTGATCGGATATTCCGCGATGGCGGGATTGGTCGGCGGCGGCGGGATCGGCGATCTGGCGATCCAGTACGGATATTATCGCTATGAAACGGGAGTAATGATCGCAACGGTCATCCTTCTGGTTGTTATTGTCCAGGGGGCGCAATTTATCGGCGACTGGTGCGCACGGCTATATACCAGAAAGTAG
- a CDS encoding FAD-binding oxidoreductase → MQELYSIISDPQRIKTEGIAEKYVTDNLGRLQGTCDALVFPVSTEEVSAIMKWAYAHSVPVTPRGAGTNLVGSTVPEHGGIVLDLSRMNRIVELDEDTLNITVQPGVLLTDLQAYVEDRGLFYPPDPGEKKATIGGNISTNAGGMRAVKYGVTRDYVRGLTAVLPNGEVIRTGGKVVKDSSGLSLKHLLIGSEGTLGIITECVLKLIPKPAFVTGALVPFDSLKTGIDAVIRLIHENVGPTAIEFMERKVVALGEQFMGVTFPYPEASAYILLSFDGSSESEVRTNAERARQAVTRNGALDFLLLEDKETLDEVWKVRGALVKAVEAVSEQEPVDIVVPIDKTADFIAYANEVEQESGVQMISFGHAGDGNVHLCVVRGERDAEAWRKDLKAVMSRIYGKSHELGGLTSGEHGIGLSKKPYFQKATDPAVIAAMRQIKNALDDRNILNAGKIF, encoded by the coding sequence TTGCAGGAGCTGTACAGTATTATTTCCGATCCGCAGCGGATCAAGACCGAAGGAATCGCGGAAAAGTATGTTACGGATAATTTGGGACGCCTGCAGGGAACCTGCGACGCTCTGGTATTTCCGGTAAGCACCGAAGAGGTCAGCGCGATTATGAAATGGGCGTATGCGCACTCCGTTCCCGTAACGCCGCGCGGAGCGGGGACGAATCTCGTCGGCTCCACCGTGCCTGAGCATGGGGGAATCGTGCTTGATCTATCCCGGATGAACCGGATTGTAGAGCTTGACGAAGATACGCTCAACATTACGGTTCAGCCGGGCGTTCTGCTGACCGATTTGCAAGCCTATGTGGAAGATAGGGGATTGTTCTATCCGCCCGATCCGGGGGAGAAGAAGGCCACGATTGGTGGCAATATCAGCACCAATGCGGGCGGAATGCGGGCGGTCAAATACGGCGTGACTCGGGATTATGTGCGGGGGCTTACGGCGGTATTGCCAAATGGCGAGGTGATTCGTACCGGCGGCAAAGTGGTAAAGGACAGCTCGGGGCTGTCGCTCAAGCATCTGCTGATCGGCTCGGAGGGCACACTTGGCATCATCACCGAATGCGTATTGAAGCTTATTCCGAAGCCTGCGTTCGTGACGGGGGCGCTTGTGCCTTTTGACAGCCTAAAGACGGGGATTGATGCTGTGATTCGGCTCATTCACGAGAATGTCGGACCAACCGCGATCGAATTTATGGAACGCAAGGTAGTTGCCTTGGGCGAGCAGTTTATGGGAGTCACCTTTCCATATCCGGAGGCGTCGGCGTATATCCTGCTATCCTTCGACGGCAGCAGCGAGAGTGAGGTCCGCACCAATGCGGAGCGCGCGCGTCAGGCTGTCACTCGGAATGGTGCGCTCGATTTTCTGCTGCTCGAGGACAAAGAGACGCTGGATGAGGTTTGGAAGGTACGCGGGGCGCTGGTCAAGGCGGTAGAAGCGGTATCCGAGCAGGAGCCGGTGGATATCGTTGTGCCGATCGACAAGACGGCGGATTTTATCGCTTACGCCAATGAAGTGGAGCAGGAAAGCGGCGTACAGATGATCAGCTTCGGCCATGCCGGGGATGGCAACGTGCATTTATGCGTGGTTCGCGGGGAGCGGGATGCTGAGGCTTGGAGGAAGGATTTGAAAGCCGTCATGAGCCGCATTTACGGAAAAAGCCATGAGCTTGGCGGCTTGACATCGGGCGAGCATGGAATCGGGCTTAGCAAGAAGCCTTATTTCCAGAAAGCTACGGACCCGGCGGTGATCGCTGCCATGAGGCAGATCAAGAACGCGCTCGATGATCGCAACATTCTTAATGCGGGCAAGATTTTTTAG
- a CDS encoding methyl-accepting chemotaxis protein produces the protein MRSRKFNFHSVKSRLVLSFLCILLLPGLAIGSTAYVTARNKVDEEIRNSASSNVNLLNQMIDKYIREKMNAIDFLSQQVPVNNLISESGAENAELKALLVSFKALHPDLETVFASNNQGQILSATKLNLPKGYDPRTRPQYIKAMANKGKVIITDTYKSASTNSTVVTIAKATSDGHGIVGANFSLTELSESARGVKIGRQGYVIMTDNQKKFLVAPGVTVGDPVDSLIADPMFKSGSGQLEYVNARDGKSKKLVFVTNPLTGWKIAGTWYIDEVKEEAAPIFRTTLIVLIAAMAAGLAAVLFIIRSITSPLRLLTRASEKLAEGDLTAHVQVERKDELGQLGTAFNRMTDSLRGVLSDVSELSNQLAASAEQLSVSSEQTVKATEHIAGATEKMSDGAEHQAATVEKGARTVFEMTARIQEIASAAQSVASTSSKTSSLSAEGSVAIGSAAEQMNSIDQSVEHLARLIQVLSITSEKIGEVTDAINKFSRQTGMLSLNASIEAARAGEHGRGFAVVADEVKKLSDRSSRSSQEISELVGSIRNEIVNVEASMEASTNEVKGGMLTVETAGSLFSQIERFIGEVNGQIGEVSAAALRISEGAAEMNEAIEAIAGVARSSAAETESISAAAQQQLASMEEISSSSGDLSRMAAEMHELVERFKL, from the coding sequence GTGCGAAGTCGGAAGTTCAATTTTCATTCGGTCAAAAGCAGGTTGGTGCTGTCTTTTTTATGCATCTTGCTACTCCCCGGTCTCGCGATCGGCAGTACCGCTTATGTGACCGCCAGAAACAAAGTGGATGAGGAGATAAGGAATTCGGCATCCTCTAACGTGAATCTGCTGAATCAAATGATTGATAAGTACATACGCGAAAAAATGAATGCCATTGATTTTTTGTCCCAGCAGGTGCCGGTTAATAATCTCATTTCGGAATCAGGCGCTGAAAATGCCGAATTAAAAGCGCTGCTTGTCAGCTTCAAGGCGCTGCATCCCGATCTGGAGACGGTATTTGCTTCAAATAATCAGGGGCAGATCCTTAGCGCAACAAAATTGAACCTTCCTAAAGGGTACGATCCGCGGACGCGACCTCAATACATCAAGGCCATGGCGAACAAAGGCAAGGTGATTATTACAGACACTTATAAATCCGCGTCAACGAACAGTACGGTGGTGACGATAGCCAAAGCGACGAGTGACGGACATGGAATCGTCGGCGCCAATTTCAGCCTGACCGAGCTCAGCGAATCGGCAAGAGGAGTGAAGATCGGCAGACAGGGGTATGTCATCATGACTGACAATCAAAAGAAATTTTTGGTTGCTCCGGGAGTGACTGTCGGAGATCCGGTTGATTCGTTAATCGCCGACCCCATGTTTAAATCCGGCTCGGGTCAATTGGAATATGTGAACGCAAGAGACGGAAAGTCCAAAAAATTGGTGTTTGTCACCAATCCCCTGACCGGATGGAAAATAGCCGGAACCTGGTACATCGATGAAGTGAAGGAAGAGGCGGCGCCAATTTTCCGGACGACGCTCATCGTTCTGATCGCTGCCATGGCGGCTGGATTGGCCGCTGTTCTGTTCATTATCCGTTCAATCACTTCTCCGCTGCGGCTGCTCACGAGGGCGTCCGAGAAGCTTGCCGAGGGAGATTTGACTGCCCACGTGCAGGTAGAAAGGAAGGATGAACTGGGCCAGCTTGGAACGGCCTTTAACCGGATGACCGACTCGCTGCGCGGGGTTTTAAGCGATGTGAGCGAGCTGTCCAATCAATTGGCCGCTTCGGCGGAGCAGCTCTCGGTCAGCTCGGAGCAGACTGTCAAGGCTACCGAGCACATTGCCGGAGCGACAGAGAAAATGTCGGATGGAGCCGAGCACCAGGCTGCCACGGTGGAGAAAGGGGCCCGGACCGTCTTTGAAATGACCGCCCGAATCCAGGAAATCGCCTCCGCTGCCCAATCGGTTGCGAGCACATCGAGCAAGACGTCGTCGCTGTCGGCGGAGGGGTCTGTCGCCATCGGAAGCGCCGCCGAGCAGATGAATTCCATCGACCAGTCCGTCGAGCATCTGGCGCGGCTCATCCAAGTTTTGTCCATAACTTCGGAGAAGATCGGTGAAGTGACGGATGCGATCAACAAATTTTCCCGGCAGACAGGGATGCTTTCACTGAATGCTTCCATTGAGGCGGCAAGAGCCGGAGAGCATGGGCGGGGATTTGCGGTGGTTGCCGATGAAGTGAAGAAGCTTTCGGACCGTTCGTCGCGCTCTTCGCAGGAGATTTCCGAACTGGTCGGCAGCATCAGGAATGAAATTGTTAACGTCGAGGCATCGATGGAAGCCTCTACGAATGAGGTCAAGGGCGGCATGCTCACCGTGGAAACGGCCGGCAGCCTGTTCTCGCAGATCGAACGGTTTATCGGCGAGGTTAACGGTCAAATCGGTGAGGTCTCGGCGGCCGCCCTGCGGATTTCCGAGGGAGCGGCGGAGATGAACGAGGCGATTGAAGCCATTGCGGGTGTTGCCCGGTCGAGCGCGGCCGAAACGGAGAGCATATCGGCTGCGGCTCAGCAGCAGCTGGCATCCATGGAAGAAATTTCGTCGTCATCGGGCGACTTATCCCGAATGGCGGCGGAAATGCACGAACTGGTCGAACGATTCAAACTGTAA
- a CDS encoding PAS domain S-box protein, with amino-acid sequence MSDLIFEQIYHRSSSGIAVVSLQAGAKIRCNPALCRMFGYTEEELASLRYGDPMMPGGEYTSDPSSILAFLLSIPGEECSKEKRFIRKDGGLLWTQLHLFMIREQPDGEPSCLVVEMTDITNRKLAEEKLRESEHLYRLITENSPDMISLSKPDGTLLHISPSVKQLLGYSVEEVIGQKRPLFYHPDDALDVTQYGEYNSFGKVFTRRVRHKDGRYLWIESSCKVMRDEEGDLQQIMTIARDVSERKKHEDMLAKAQHLARMGSWECETGTGRLTVSKELRHIFWIDDEEGDSPQHGSSDPDLFLSRMEPGDRERFLEVLCQSVEDGISGQMVIRIMNGDSLKYIDCHWEAVKDENGRMLSVSGIMQDVTEHHQMEEKLRVSERNYRLISENSLDFISRNAVDGYATYLYASSICLPMYGYTPEEMTGTRGIDYIHPDDVDKVKHYLEECIEGKENLPILFRFLCKDGTYMWTETTIRLVYSEERQAFEIIAVSRDARERKQYEMRLEESQNRYKSLFEYNPSAISAMDLLGRTLSVNSSMEYLTGYSYSDLLMSFFTEVIDTDELEYVSERFRRAAGGIAQTFESRIVHRDGHIVEASVILVPILVDGVVVGVFSITSDITEHKRHLRQIEKLSYEHALILNSVSEGIFGIDMEGKTMFINPAAANMLGYGPGEWAGRSHEGPIQLTRLSGEYAGEQTSLIQTLSEIGMYDEREGVFWRQDGSSFLAKYRMTPLYDNGERKGTVVVFRDITEEKEIRRAKESAEQADRAKSEFLAIMSHELRTPMNGIIGMTDLLKDTELDEEQRGYAEIISQSGESLLHILNEVLDFSKIEAGMMTLELKEVDLRNVLQGVRDLFYPKVADKKLHFSYSIDPELPDTLITDEARLRQILVNLVGNAVKFTERGKISIDAKLGAALDYSRIIVQFTVTDTGIGIPEDRQGLLFQSFTQLHPSINRKYGGTGLGLAISKKLSELLGGTIGVDSREGEGSSFYFTVEALLPGGAPASGAEKREDMKAGKHLAANSIAGGQYGPLSILVAEDHPVNRHLLGTYLRKRGYQADIVEDGEQAVRAVQLKDYDLVFMDIQMPVMDGLEAAALIREKHGSRPAIVAVTAFARKEDREMCMKAGMQDFISKPIHSDELDRVLKQWAPGSAMTGKAISKERE; translated from the coding sequence GTGTCCGATTTGATATTTGAACAAATCTATCATCGCTCATCGAGCGGAATAGCCGTAGTTTCTTTGCAGGCTGGGGCGAAGATCCGCTGCAATCCGGCTCTCTGCCGCATGTTTGGATACACCGAGGAAGAACTGGCAAGCCTCCGTTATGGCGATCCGATGATGCCTGGCGGAGAGTACACGTCTGATCCCTCTTCCATCCTTGCCTTTTTGCTGTCGATTCCGGGTGAGGAATGCAGCAAAGAAAAGCGGTTCATCCGTAAGGACGGCGGTCTGCTGTGGACGCAGCTTCATTTGTTTATGATCCGGGAACAGCCGGACGGTGAACCTTCTTGCCTGGTTGTCGAAATGACCGATATCACAAATCGCAAGCTGGCCGAAGAGAAGCTGCGGGAAAGCGAGCATTTATATAGACTGATCACTGAGAACAGCCCCGACATGATTTCCTTAAGCAAGCCGGACGGCACGCTGCTCCATATTTCCCCATCCGTAAAGCAGCTTCTCGGTTACTCTGTGGAAGAAGTTATCGGGCAGAAGCGGCCTCTTTTCTACCACCCGGACGACGCGCTGGATGTCACACAGTACGGTGAGTATAACTCGTTCGGCAAGGTCTTCACCCGCAGGGTCCGCCACAAGGACGGCCGTTATTTATGGATTGAGAGCAGCTGTAAGGTGATGCGGGACGAAGAGGGGGACTTGCAGCAGATCATGACCATCGCCCGAGATGTCTCGGAGCGCAAGAAGCATGAGGACATGCTCGCGAAAGCGCAGCATTTGGCCCGCATGGGCTCTTGGGAATGTGAAACGGGTACAGGCCGTTTGACGGTATCAAAAGAGCTGCGGCATATATTTTGGATAGACGATGAGGAAGGAGACTCCCCCCAGCATGGAAGCAGCGATCCAGATTTGTTCCTGTCCCGTATGGAGCCGGGCGATCGCGAAAGGTTCCTTGAAGTGTTGTGCCAGTCGGTAGAGGACGGAATCAGCGGCCAGATGGTTATCCGCATTATGAACGGCGATAGTCTGAAATACATTGACTGTCACTGGGAAGCGGTAAAGGATGAAAACGGCAGAATGCTTTCTGTCAGCGGTATTATGCAGGATGTCACCGAGCACCACCAGATGGAAGAGAAGCTGCGGGTAAGCGAGCGGAACTACCGTCTGATCTCGGAGAATTCACTGGATTTCATATCGCGCAACGCGGTTGACGGATATGCTACTTATCTGTACGCTTCGTCGATCTGTCTGCCGATGTACGGCTATACGCCGGAAGAGATGACAGGGACCCGGGGAATCGATTATATCCATCCGGATGATGTGGACAAGGTGAAGCATTATTTGGAGGAATGCATTGAGGGTAAAGAGAACCTTCCGATTCTGTTCCGCTTTTTATGCAAGGACGGAACCTATATGTGGACCGAGACGACGATCCGCCTTGTGTATTCCGAGGAGAGGCAGGCCTTTGAGATTATTGCGGTATCACGGGACGCCAGGGAACGCAAGCAATATGAAATGAGGCTTGAGGAAAGCCAGAACCGTTACAAATCCTTGTTTGAGTATAATCCTTCCGCAATCAGCGCGATGGATCTGCTAGGACGTACTCTCTCCGTGAATTCCAGCATGGAATATTTAACCGGCTACAGCTACTCCGATCTCCTGATGTCCTTCTTCACGGAAGTCATCGACACGGATGAACTGGAGTATGTGAGCGAACGTTTCCGCCGCGCTGCGGGAGGCATTGCCCAGACCTTCGAGAGCCGGATCGTTCACCGGGACGGGCATATCGTGGAAGCCAGCGTGATTCTGGTCCCCATCCTGGTGGATGGCGTGGTGGTGGGCGTGTTCAGCATAACCAGCGACATCACGGAACATAAGCGCCATCTTCGGCAGATTGAGAAGCTCAGCTACGAGCATGCGCTGATCCTCAATTCGGTGTCCGAGGGGATTTTCGGCATCGACATGGAAGGCAAGACAATGTTCATTAATCCGGCCGCGGCCAATATGCTGGGGTACGGACCGGGTGAATGGGCAGGGCGCAGCCATGAAGGCCCCATTCAGCTGACACGACTGAGCGGAGAATATGCGGGCGAACAGACGAGCCTCATTCAGACCTTGTCGGAAATCGGGATGTACGATGAGCGGGAGGGCGTCTTTTGGCGGCAGGATGGCTCAAGCTTTTTGGCCAAATATCGGATGACTCCGCTGTATGACAATGGCGAAAGAAAAGGAACTGTCGTCGTATTCCGGGACATTACGGAAGAGAAGGAGATCCGGCGCGCCAAAGAATCGGCCGAGCAAGCCGACCGCGCCAAATCGGAGTTTCTGGCGATTATGAGCCATGAACTGCGAACGCCGATGAACGGGATCATCGGGATGACGGATTTGCTCAAGGATACGGAGCTGGATGAGGAACAGCGCGGTTATGCCGAGATCATCAGCCAGAGCGGCGAATCGCTGCTGCATATTCTAAACGAAGTGCTGGATTTCAGCAAAATTGAAGCGGGCATGATGACGCTGGAGCTGAAAGAGGTAGACTTGCGAAACGTGCTTCAGGGCGTGAGGGATCTGTTCTATCCGAAGGTAGCGGATAAGAAGCTGCATTTCAGCTATTCAATCGATCCGGAGCTCCCGGATACGCTGATCACCGATGAGGCGAGGCTTAGACAGATTCTCGTCAATCTGGTTGGCAACGCCGTTAAATTCACGGAACGCGGAAAAATCAGCATTGACGCGAAACTGGGCGCGGCATTGGATTACTCCCGGATCATCGTGCAGTTCACGGTTACGGACACCGGTATCGGCATTCCGGAGGACAGGCAGGGACTGCTCTTCCAATCCTTCACGCAGCTCCATCCGTCCATCAACCGGAAATACGGGGGAACGGGCCTTGGGCTTGCGATCAGCAAAAAGCTTTCCGAGCTGCTCGGCGGCACGATCGGAGTGGACAGCCGGGAAGGGGAGGGATCTTCCTTTTACTTTACGGTGGAAGCCTTGCTACCGGGCGGAGCGCCTGCATCCGGAGCTGAGAAAAGAGAGGATATGAAGGCGGGCAAGCATCTTGCGGCCAACTCGATAGCGGGAGGGCAGTATGGTCCGCTGTCGATCCTGGTCGCCGAAGACCATCCGGTCAACCGGCATTTGCTCGGAACTTATTTGCGGAAACGCGGTTATCAGGCGGATATTGTGGAGGACGGGGAACAGGCCGTCCGCGCCGTCCAGCTCAAGGATTATGATCTTGTCTTTATGGATATCCAGATGCCTGTCATGGACGGCCTTGAGGCCGCGGCTCTTATCAGGGAGAAGCACGGCTCGCGTCCGGCTATCGTTGCGGTAACGGCTTTTGCCAGAAAGGAAGACAGGGAGATGTGCATGAAGGCGGGAATGCAGGATTTCATTTCCAAGCCGATCCACAGCGATGAACTGGACAGAGTGCTGAAGCAGTGGGCGCCGGGGAGCGCCATGACCGGCAAGGCAATCTCGAAAGAGCGCGAATAA